Below is a window of Synchiropus splendidus isolate RoL2022-P1 chromosome 9, RoL_Sspl_1.0, whole genome shotgun sequence DNA.
CAACCACCGAACATAGGTGGCACAGTGCTTCTTTCATTCACGGATGTGAAGTCCAGACTTCACAGCTCGGTCCCGGAACTCAGATCTGAATCCCAGACTCAGACAAGAACTTctttcattgtattttgtggaaataaatgttacgCATGCAGTTAAAGCGCCATAAAATGGCGCATTGCGCATgctttaccaactgacgtttactggtaatcgcatgcgtccatggttatatcgcgcacaggcaatgaagtttttattttatttattgaaatatttatttttacttgttGAGTCTAGATtaagaaattgtatgttttaaatgatattctaagtttttttttttttttaatccaacaacataaaTGGACTCAAGCGCCGCACCACAGTAGACATAAACCCCGTTCAGGGGCAGACTGAGCTCGCTCCTTCtccttttaaatcaatatgaaacaaattctaggagaaatgtttcccatacaatGCACGTATTGTTTCGGAAGCGATGCACAGTGCAGGTCTAATGTACTGGAGGAGTTTGAAATTATTAATGATTCAATAATACTGGATTAAAAATTATGATAGCTGATAGAAACGTACAATCTCTAGattacaatgacaaatattaattgttttaataataaaaaataatcaattCACGCAATTGCATGTTTACCGGTGTGCGCATGCGCTCACCAGTAAACCGGTCAGTcggtaacttcctgctccagcaccatcctttccggcggaccacatcaaaCAGACGGACCAGATCGTACTAAGGCATGGGCGTAAAAAcgtataatttccagattttactgttaaatatagactattttaaCATCGATTAAAACCCCCCACAAATGTACGCGatataaccagtaaacacaattGCGCATGCGTGTTTCTGACATCgggttccagtcccggaacttccggcggaccgcatcaggcaggcggaccacatcagacAGTGTTAGTACCTACACATGGACCATCAGGCGGTAGTGATAGGTACAGACAAAACggacgaagatgaccgtccgaATGGAGTCCTAGAAGATTAGGCAATTAATAATGCCGAGTGTAGCGAGTCTATTGGTGACGTCATAAGTAAGTCGTGGAGTTTGCTTTCACTTGctagtttgtttttgcttgctTCAAAGCGGTTGTTTAACTGGAATGCGTTTTTAAAAGACgcatttgtctgtctgtcgtaTTCTTCCCTGACTTTCGTGAAAACTAAATACAAAGCGTGGTCTTGACACTCGCTGATGAAGTTACTAAAATTGCCAATTTTTCTTCTGAAAcagaattactataagattccCAGACTCATGGGTCATCAACAGCTTGGACGAACTGGGCGGCGTCGGAGGCAGAGACGCTCTTCTAGCAGGCATAAAGGTATGAACCCAATCGAATGCATTTTGACTGGACTCGCTTCATAACAGTCCAATCTCGTGTATGTCACTGTTGTCCAGTGTGCTCAGGTGATCAGCAGCGATTTGTAAATCTGTTGAAGTTTTTGAGTGGGCGTGGCTTCACTGGGTCTAACTTAAAGCTCTGCGACTTCACAGGTGAAAACTGTTTAGTATGGTATTGTACTTAAGGGTTAACTTGAAAGGTTTCTGTGACTCATGTGAACCTTGTGTGTGCTCAGACACAGGTAGAGGTCTGCAGGCTTGTTTTTCCATTCAGGTTAGTAGTCCAGTTTCTTAAGATTAGTTTGCCATTTATACAGTGTGAACCATTCTTCAGTCAGGACAGCTGTTGATCTCCCTGCCGGAGTCCTGTCTTATCACTACATCTACTGTCCTGAGGAGTGATCTGGGAGTGTATATCAAGAGGTACATTCACACACGTTGTCACATATTGTATGAATTACCGTTTATTTAATAATTGTTTCTTATGTCTTACCTGGGGCATCTCAGATGGAAGCCACGTCTCTCTGCCATCCTGgttctgtgtgttttcctggtgTTCGAGCGCCACCGCGGCCACGACTCTGATTGGTCTGCCTACATCCAGTTGCTGCCCCAGTCATACACATGTCCTGCTTACTTCTCAGACAATGTTATAGATCTTCTTCCTGCCAACCTGCGGCAGCGAGGCTTGGAGCAGCGGAAAACTCTTCATGAACTTCACTCTTCAAGTCAGGATTTCTTTAGGTAGGGTCAAACTCTTGGTGATGTGCTCCACTCTTCCATGGGATTCTAAATTATGCCTGGGAGATTCAATGCGAATGCTGCTCATGAGCCTGGAACATAAAATAGTTGAATATTCAAACTACTGTTATTGTTCCTATGGTGGAGTCGTGCTACACAAAGTTCAACATGTTGACGTTCACTGAATATTCTCAGTGTATTCATCTTCCTGACGTGCATTATTTCTCATTCAGGCACCAGCTGCTTTGCTTTCTGATACAGAACACGGCACATGGAACATCAGCATTGTAGCTGCTATTTGGTTTGCCAGCCTCCGTAAAAATGGCAGAACGAGCAAGCTAACCCAATTCCTGACTGCTGAGATGACAGAATCATTCATTCAACACTCAAGACAATATTTGTCTTGAAACAACTCATCATTTAATGGAATAGATTCTGGTGATGCAGAGAacctgtaattaattaatctaatctaatctaatcctcaaaaaatgcagagaatACCCTTCAACTTGTGGTGTTTCCAGTTAAATGTTTGATATTATTGTGGCAGACAGCCAGAACAAAGCTTTTTATAGTTGTCtactttgttttttacaaactTAAAGCAGGAACTGGTGCAGCTCCAACATGGACAAATGCAACACCTCTAGTTTTGAGCGCCAGGGAGAAAGTTGCATTGTTGCTTGATAAGCCGCAAATTATTGCTAAGTAAATAAAATCAggagagaggtctgtctgaagtgCCGAAGGTAATAAAACATTAAGACACAAGAACACATTTCTGTCGCTTGTTGTTTCagataattaaataaatgaaatgatccATCAACCACACTGCACTAAGTGAGCACATCAGTCAAGTTCACTTCAGGTAGCCTACAGAGGACACAGCAATTGCCAGTGATCAGTACCAGTCAGATTTGTACCTGTGCAACACATCTTGATGTAGCGATCACAAGATGTTGGCATGTTTGTTTCACACGACGCACGAGTGTGGTGTTGCATCTGCAGCAATAAACCCACAACTGCCAACCTATGTGAACTCGTGAAATCTGCAATCACTCAATACACTCAGTCCTTAGGTATGTCGTCTGAGGTATTGCAGAGTTTACTTGTGAATGACCTCGCTCAAAATGCGTGGGTGCTGAGAGGAGCCTTGTTTGTGTCGACTCTGAGTGTGTGCAGCCCTGCACACCAATAGCTTTTCTGCTGTGAAGGGATGCTTATATGCTGTGGTGACGAGTGTTAATTATGTCTATAATTATGTAATCATCATTAACACGATAATTTGACTCACCTAATCCAACTAAAACATTGTCCACCTTTTGTTTGCGTTAGAATGGGGTGCAAAATGACTGAATATGCAGTTTAAGGCCTAGTCCTGCAAGGAACGCTGGGAACAAAAGTGATGACATTGCTCTAAGTTCAAAAGTATGAGTTCCAGTTGATGACACTGTAAGATCACAAGCTCCATTCTGTCGCTCCAGGAGTCTGCAGCCATTGCTAAAGAACCCagcacaggaagtgatgtcatatGAGGCTCTGAGGTTGGCgtatatgttaaaaaaatacgttttcaggCCTGAAGCATTCTTGCCTCGCTCCTAACTTTCCCCATGCTCCTGTTTAGGTGGGCATGGTGCAGCGTCAACACACGCTCCATCTTCATGCCCCAGTCGCCGAGTCCCTACCTCACTGGAGAGGACATTTGCGTCTTAGCTCCTTTGTTAGATTTGCTGAACCACCGGCCAGACATCCAGGTGAGACTCGAGTGAAGTGCCTAGACTTCTGTGCAGCGTGACCTTTAGTCATGTTTTTGATTCCTCAGGTCAAGGCTGGGTTCAATCAGGTAACCAATTGCTATGAAATAGTAAGTAAATCACAGACGCCCCGTTACCATCAGGCCTTCATCAATTATGGATCCCATGACAACCAGCGCTTGCTGCTAGAGTATGGCTTTGTCGCTTCTTCTAATCCCCACAGTGTGGTCTACGTGGAGCCaggtgagcttgacctttgcaTGATGCAGCATGTAGCAAAGCTAATTTTTCTCCATTTATAGAAATCTTCCATCAAATTATACAAGATGATGGTTTAATTCAGAAGATGACGTTTCTGCAGGAGCACAACTTCTTGCAGTTGAGTGCCCTCGCTTTCCTGTGTTAATGTGTCCCAATGTTTCAATGTCAATTACACTGAGATCATCTGCCATCTCCACTTTCAGCGATCTCAGTGTGTCCATTGATGGTCCAAGCTGGAGACTGATGACCGCTGTCCGACTCCTGTCCCTGCCGCTATCTCACTAGTGCGACCCAAACACCAACATTTATGCACTCGTCCCGAGCAGAATTGGAGACTCAGATTCGTCTTTGGAACTTTTAGGCAGTTGCATGTCGGACTGCCATCTTTGAGATGTTTCTGGCATTAGGTGCAAAAAGAATTACTTTGACTGAATGAGTCTAACCGCTATGACAACTTAACAAaaattttttgtttggtgtgggATGATTTGCACACTGTGCCATTGTAATTGAAAGCAACCAAGAGACACCATGTTTGGTACTTGCAGTCTGCCACACAACCACAATGATTCCCCATCAGTCATGTTAGATAGCATCACCAGTAGCTGTATTTCAAactgctccagcagctggagcacaTCTCGTGCTCACAATGGATAGTTGTGTAAGATGATTAACCTAGTGCTGCTGTTGTTCCTACAGTCACCAGTGGAAGGCAGTTTTACGCGGGCAAGAGGTTggtgcagagagagaaagatggaGCCTGAGGACTGTGCAGCAAGTGATCAAGAGACTTTTAGTAGAGTCTGTCCGTGTTTTGGAGGAGGTACAGTCCACATACATACCAAACACATACAATTGCCTACCTAAAACATAAATGCATAATGCAACACGTGAAATTACAAGCTTGTCACTTGTCTCTTTCTGTGTGTATGAAGATTCGTTCCTGCCTCCTTCACTCTTCTCCATCTGAACGGCAGCAGCTCGTCCTGATTCAGTCCTTGCGTGAGGAGGAGCAATGCATTCTGGAAAGTGGTCTGGATAAACTGAGTTGTTGATACCACATGATGTTTGTTGACTTGTGCACTGAGCATCACTGGTTTGATTCCAGAGCACAGACTGGGAGGTTTGGGGTTTTTGAAAATGGAAGACATCCCAGGCCTGTAAACGTACTTGCATAGTCACTAGctacattgtttattttcaataaaatgaagtCGATCTTCAGAATCTGACCACTGCCTTCCTTCTCTGACCACTCTGGACCATCTTCATGACATCAAGCATTTCAGCAAAAGGCACAGCTTCCACCGATTGCGGCCTGTAGATTAAGAAACAGTTGAGCGctttaatgaaagaaaaatggaacATTCTGCTGTGTAACTATCCCTGCtgataattaataataataatacagccTTTGTATCTACAAATATGACCGCTGCTTCTACAAATTGTGTAATTATTGTTCTAGTTTTACATATTACTGTTCTTAAATTACAACAACTCTCAACAATTTGAGCTAGTGTTAGTGTAGGTGCTTAAACTGCTTTACTAGAATCTTTTAATTAAACACTAGTTTTAGTAATGTCAATGTGATGATGATAATCTACTGTCACAAAGCAAGGTAGTACCTCAGGATGCCAGCGGCCATTTTGTCCATGAGATCCTTGAGAATATCTGGCACGTGAGTTCAGTACAGTAAAAATGATGCTGGTGAGGTGCAACAGACTGACATGATTAAGGATACGTAAAAAGCGTCCCTGCTGTGCCGCGGCTGCAGTCCAGACTTCAGGATTGAGAAATGAAACGCATGCTGACTTGAGGAACAGGAACCTACAGTCAGGAGGGTCCAGCTGTGCGTACACACGCACATTTTAGTAGAAATAAAAAGTCTGTTTACTTGCCAGATGAGGCCTTTTCCAAGACACTCTGGCCTCATGGATTTTCAGGTTTGTAAGCTCACCTGCAGGTTCTGATGAGTTGTCACCCAGTGGCCCCCCACTGCCAAcgcactgatgatgtcatgtttgtcCGGGTGTAGCCTTGTTTCCTCAGTTTCTTGCAGACAAGCTAGACAAAGACACTGTCTATAGTCTGACCTCTGCTGTTGTGACTTCAAGATTAGATATGATTGAAGCGTTGACTCTTATGCCAACACACATTTAGACACACTGAGTGCTCGTACCGCCAGCGTCAATGACTATATCCACACCGATTCCTCCAGTCTCCTCTAGCACGACTGACAGCAGGTCTGGTGAATTGTTGTGGATGGCAATCACTCTGGCTGAACACACAATTATAagttacattttcattaaaaatggcCGGGCAAAGACAATACAACACCACTGCTCACGCTAAATGACTTGAGGTCAGTGGGTAATGCAGTCTGTGGAAACACCTGGAATGATGGTGACTCTGCATCTGTACCATGGACAGTCTGATTTTGACACTAATCTTAAGTAGTGATGTCCGATAACGGTCGAGCGATTTGTAACTTTCATGTAATTGTTAATACTGGCATCAGAGTTTAACCCAATGACGACAACCATCACAATGATAATGACAATAATCACACTACCTCTGTCCCACCCAAACACTCACAGTCAAACGTTACTTGAATCAGCATGAGGTTCCATTACTCTCAACAATAAACGCATTCACACGGACTTGAAATGAACCTGAACAGTTCCAATGATGCACTGCAGCCCAATCAACCAACCACAGTGATTGATGACTACAacttggatttttacaggcaaacAAGCTTGATGCCAATTGAGCATCGTCatatcagaccaatgaaattacaggctcTTTCTG
It encodes the following:
- the setd4 gene encoding SET domain-containing protein 4 isoform X1, which translates into the protein MGHQQLGRTGRRRRQRRSSSRHKVCSGDQQRFVNLLKFLSGRGFTGSNLKLCDFTDTGRGLQACFSIQSGQLLISLPESCLITTSTVLRSDLGVYIKRWKPRLSAILVLCVFLVFERHRGHDSDWSAYIQLLPQSYTCPAYFSDNVIDLLPANLRQRGLEQRKTLHELHSSSQDFFRSLQPLLKNPAQEVMSYEALRWAWCSVNTRSIFMPQSPSPYLTGEDICVLAPLLDLLNHRPDIQVKAGFNQVTNCYEIVSKSQTPRYHQAFINYGSHDNQRLLLEYGFVASSNPHSVVYVEPEIFHQIIQDDGLIQKMTFLQEHNFLHDLSVSIDGPSWRLMTAVRLLSLPLSHYHQWKAVLRGQEVGAERERWSLRTVQQVIKRLLVESVRVLEEIRSCLLHSSPSERQQLVLIQSLREEEQCILESGLDKLSC
- the setd4 gene encoding SET domain-containing protein 4 isoform X4 → MGHQQLGRTGRRRRQRRSSSRHKDTGRGLQACFSIQSGQLLISLPESCLITTSTVLRSDLGVYIKRWKPRLSAILVLCVFLVFERHRGHDSDWSAYIQLLPQSYTCPAYFSDNVIDLLPANLRQRGLEQRKTLHELHSSSQDFFRSLQPLLKNPAQEVMSYEALRWAWCSVNTRSIFMPQSPSPYLTGEDICVLAPLLDLLNHRPDIQVKAGFNQVTNCYEIVSKSQTPRYHQAFINYGSHDNQRLLLEYGFVASSNPHSVVYVEPEIFHQIIQDDGLIQKMTFLQEHNFLHDLSVSIDGPSWRLMTAVRLLSLPLSHYHQWKAVLRGQEVGAERERWSLRTVQQVIKRLLVESVRVLEEIRSCLLHSSPSERQQLVLIQSLREEEQCILESGLDKLSC
- the setd4 gene encoding SET domain-containing protein 4 isoform X3; this encodes MGHQQLGRTGRRRRQRRSSSRHKVCSGDQQRFVNLLKFLSGRGFTGSNLKLCDFTDTGRGLQACFSIQSGQLLISLPESCLITTSTVLRSDLGVYIKRWKPRLSAILVLCVFLVFERHRGHDSDWSAYIQLLPQSYTCPAYFSDNVIDLLPANLRQRGLEQRKTLHELHSSSQDFFRSLQPLLKNPAQEVMSYEALRWAWCSVNTRSIFMPQSPSPYLTGEDICVLAPLLDLLNHRPDIQVKAGFNQAFINYGSHDNQRLLLEYGFVASSNPHSVVYVEPEIFHQIIQDDGLIQKMTFLQEHNFLHDLSVSIDGPSWRLMTAVRLLSLPLSHYHQWKAVLRGQEVGAERERWSLRTVQQVIKRLLVESVRVLEEIRSCLLHSSPSERQQLVLIQSLREEEQCILESGLDKLSC
- the setd4 gene encoding SET domain-containing protein 4 isoform X2, with amino-acid sequence MGHQQLGRTGRRRRQRRSSSRHKVCSGDQQRFVNLLKFLSGRGFTGSNLKLCDFTGRGLQACFSIQSGQLLISLPESCLITTSTVLRSDLGVYIKRWKPRLSAILVLCVFLVFERHRGHDSDWSAYIQLLPQSYTCPAYFSDNVIDLLPANLRQRGLEQRKTLHELHSSSQDFFRSLQPLLKNPAQEVMSYEALRWAWCSVNTRSIFMPQSPSPYLTGEDICVLAPLLDLLNHRPDIQVKAGFNQVTNCYEIVSKSQTPRYHQAFINYGSHDNQRLLLEYGFVASSNPHSVVYVEPEIFHQIIQDDGLIQKMTFLQEHNFLHDLSVSIDGPSWRLMTAVRLLSLPLSHYHQWKAVLRGQEVGAERERWSLRTVQQVIKRLLVESVRVLEEIRSCLLHSSPSERQQLVLIQSLREEEQCILESGLDKLSC